From the genome of Phaeodactylum tricornutum CCAP 1055/1 chromosome 9, whole genome shotgun sequence:
GCCGTCTTTGGGGTCGGGGTTGCTGACGCGGAACTCGTCGCGCTTGGAGCGGAGGTTGAGGCCGCGGTCCACAGTCGTGGCGAAGAAGTCGCCCGGCATGTCGAAGGGCACTATGGGTGCGTCCCAGTTCACCTGGCGGTGACCCTCCGCGGAGGGCGCCGCCCCGTTCCCGTTGTTTTCCCCGCCCAGCAGGTCGCGGAAGACCTCGAAGCCGTCCTTCAGGCCGTCAGCGTCGGGAGATGTGGCGCTCACCACGGTGACGGGGATGAGGGCACCATGCTCCTTGCAGAAGCGGGTGGCATGGACGGAGGTTGCGGTGGCCTGGAGGGCggcgaggaggaagaggGCGACGTTCGGGGCAGTAAATTTCATGGTGTGAGGGATTGTGGAAGTATTGGTTGAGTTGGTGGGCAGGTTGCTGTTTGtcgttgcttgctttttggttTTATGAGAGGTGTTGCATATTCGACGAAAGGCGGGTCGAGTGGGAGCGGGAGCCAACAAGATTTGAAAGCGGAGCAAGCAAGCTTGCATGAACCATTGCAAGTACTACCCTTGCAAACGCGTCTTACATGAATTGTAGAacgattgacagtgagcatcTTTTCGCGGAAAGAGAAGCAAGCGGGCGTGCACGCACCAATACAAGTAGTACACGTGCAAACGCTTCGCAACACGATTGACATTTTCGCTGTGCTGTCGACCCTTTTGCTTACTTAACGGTATGAGGTTGTTTTGGCTTGTCTTTCATCTCCTGACCGTCAGTTTTGTATTCTTCGCTCACGACATGGCACTAGACCGGACATCAAGACCAACAGGATACATACgcgtttgactgtgatgcacAAACACGCGATTGCAAAATCGAAACATACATCTTCTTCACTCAAGAGGCAAGCTGAGAAACGAATTATAGTTGACTGTACATATCTGGCATATTTGTATAtcctcttttgatttttcgACTTGCATAAGTCCCTATCTTTTGGTTGGTCGGTTACTTTTGTTAAACAAATAGATTACTTACAGTAGACTACACCTAAGCACCATTAAAAGTAGTACACGTGCCAAGGCCTATTGTATTGACTACACATTTGGTACGGTAGACTACAGGTAAGCACCGGTACAAGTAGTACATTtgcaaacccttcttgtaatAATTGTCAAAACTGCTTCCGCACGGCGTTACTTTTAGATTTGTGACGTCATGTTCATGCTTGATTTTCAGTGCCGCACCGAAGCGAGCCCATCAAGCCATTGGTACACGACCCTGCGGagcctttctttttttgcttGTCTTCTCTTCATTGCGTTGCTGGTGTCTAGTTCAATGGCTCAAACCAAGATGGCCAGTGCGAGCTTGCCCCtatttcttccaaagccCGCGGTGAATACAGTACACCTCCACTTTTGTCACATATACTTCCAATGTACACGTGTGGACAGAATGCTGTTAGGAACAAAGTCTGGTAATCCGGGGAGGGCACtattacaaacaaccggcaatacacctaagagacttagggactgttAAACTCTACTCATTGGCAATGCTCTCCTTGGGAAAGGCAGTGGATACAAGAACCTGTGCATAAAAAGCAGTGcagatcaaagaacttataaacAATGATTGCAGAATTAGTGTAGTAAACTAGTTCTTGCTGCTCCTCCAATTTGCGAAGATACAAAAAAAgctgaggaacaaactcaaccaTACCCATATATTTTTGttccgtcatagtatccttataccatgacacatgctcacatatacttctagtggaaccggaaatacctttcataagACGCATGGCGTAAAAAATGGAGCATTTATTTACAACTGTCAGccaggcaataagtattgtctGGCCCACTCTGTTGCCACCGTCAGAACATGACTGGTTCCATTGCGTTCTCTCCAATGCCCAATACATTGTTGTATCTAGGGGCTCTGTACAATACGACCAAAGTAACTTCCATACAACTTACTTCTCtcttatgaacactccagCTGCCATTTACCATGTTGGTGTCAGATGACCGGACATCCTTAGAAGACATGTTGTATGATACCATTTCGTGACATTCCCAATTGGTCTGTGCTGTATCAACTAATGCCTTGGTATTGCACTCAGATGTATCtccttgccaaaacagaATTGTCTTAAGAAGAAACCaggcttgttggaaaccccaatgcttGCTCAACCTAATGGCAGGATTGttggcttccaaaatctTCTGGAAATCTGCATTGCCAGCTGCAATCATTTTGCGGACTCAATGATAAGACAAAGCATTGTGTTGTTTGTTGATTGGTAATTGCAACTCAGTAAAGCTTGTTATATCCAACTGGGTATCACCAAACACAATAGTCTTTCCTTTAACCGCAACTCCTAGGTACCTCATGGAAATGCGCACGTCAATGATTTATTCTACTGCAATATGTGCAGCAACAACTCAGATCCCTAGGTATCAGTCTCAACAGTAGCCTGTTGTTTTGAAAACCTTTCAAAAGGAGTTTGGTTTATGAGGTGAAGGATACCAGTGACTGAACAATCTATGATCATATCATGATATAAGTTTGCGTTGGCATATGTAGTTGAGATAACAGTCTTTCCCAAGGCTGTAGGAGCATCATGGCAATGTTAAAACGTCCCAATGTGATAAGCCACTGTAGACTCCCAATCAACAAGTGATACTGCTTGATCCCATCTTTGTTTTGTGCAGGGGTGGAATCCAACTCAGGATGATTGCTGTTATCTAACAGTGAGGCATattgataaattatagccacacaatgctacaatttgatactatgttgtagatagaattgcttagccttagcattgtttgttggaacatctatctaggattcactagctctatttcttggcctcgttgccatttcctttttcctggctctgtcgtaggacagacgcagtggccagacggCTGccctcgtcgggttcattacccgttTGTGGCATGCCAGAGGAAAATAcaaagcgtctcataggaaaccaaatatttgcgttatgcatccaaatgtttgcaacatacacaactctggtttcCGTTGCATGACGCatataagacgactcgtcttatcaaacctgatacgctaggaacgaaatattcctgattaccatatggtttccctagatgaaagttgtcaacagatactgttgcaccatccgaactcgatggtttggcgatcacataggtgatccaatcatctcgacaaagaCTATGTCAATGATTCaatagccagtacattggctcctagatagatgttccaacaaacaatgctaaggctaaacaattctatctacaacatagtatcaaattgtagcattgtgtggccATAGTTTATCAATATTGCTTGGGTGGATTGCCATACATATGTTTgtactgctccatcattTGTGCATTGTATTTCTTGGCATGGTACAAAAGGGTTCCATCCTTGTCTCGTTCAAATGTGCAGCCTTAGTGGTAATCCAGTGGTCCGACGCccttgagcttgtacttgtgaACACTTTTGAGTTGTTTGACAATGCTATTGGGGTCATGGACTGCAACGGCAATGTCGTCGGCATAGACGGCGATGTATTTGTAGACGCCTTGACTGGGATGCATCCAAACGTCGGAGTCGGCTTTGCTAGGTGTAAAACCCATGTCACAAAGTGTGTCAGCAAACCTCTTATGCCAACAGAGTCCACTACTACGTACGCAATACAGGgccttgttgatgatgagTATGTGACCGGCAAGGTCCCCAACCTCTggtccggcaacaacaaagactttcttttggattttgGCTTCAAGGTAAGCATTATTGAGGTCGGCTCTCAGCTCGGCTAGGAACACAACAATACAGAGACTTCGAAGGGACACGACTCCAGAGTAGAGGTAAGGTGACCTCCAGCAACCATGCGGGCCTTGTGTCTACCATTGTGCTTAACATTGTAGACCGTGTGAATCCTGATATTCCTGTAGCCTTGTGGAGCATTTGATATGTGTTTACCACTTAGAATAGCTTTACCCTTGTTGATGAATGtgttgtactcatggagTTGCGTATGTTCGATATTTTTGGCATCCTGCCCCTTGGTATTACCATTGCGtctgtcaatgtcaatggtGTCCAGATGAACTTGAGGGATCTGGTAACCAAACTTGTAGGAGGGAACACAACGGATAAAATGAAAGCAACTTTGGTTGACAAAGCGTTGGAACTTCTTCTGACGGTTGACAAGttgtttgaattgcttccatccCGGTGTATCTAGTAGACCTTGTTGTTTAGCACAGGCAGCACAAGTAATAGGATCATTGGCACATATGACATCTAGGGTTCATAGCTAGACTCTAcagtttcccagtttacCAAAACATTAAACTTAGAACCTTTATAGTTGATGTCTGTGGGTAGGAGGGGTCCTTGATGTGCAACAATGTCATTGAATTTCCATTGCCGGTCTGTATCAGCTACAGTTTAGTTCCTTTTCTAGATCAGTCTCGactttatctagaatttcgttgtaggcaaTGATTTCATTATGTTCACTGTTGTTGATCTCAACTAGGAATTGAATATTGTGTGGTTTGTcaggatcaagaattttCCTGGCAACACATGCACGAAAACTCTCCCCATTATCCTGAGTGTTGGTTAAAATGTGCGACCAATAAGATTGTCCAGAGTGAAATCAGTTAGTGTGTGGGGGGCATAGGAATTTTCGTCCTCAGTTCTACGCGACTAATGAAGTTGATAGGCTTAGGAGAACTCTCCCCTTCATGTGGCTCAAGACACCAATTGGTTTCACTGGTTTTCAGCGCAGATCAAACACTGCATCAAAAAAGTGTGGGGTGAGAATCTTACAGGTAAGAGCATCACCAACGGAGTCTGCAATTCCAACAAATTGTCCTTTCttttgagcaaatccagtggttgtggatctggtgatgtgacgtaggtagtatgtcacagcaCCTATAATTTAATCTTGTGTTacgtatcatcacgtcctgtatggaatgtacagtaaatatggacctacgtatccacttGATTAATTGACTTTTCAGTTCCAtcggaaggaaaagttgGGTCTTGAGTTGGTAATACTGTcacggtatacaccaaggcgacatgtccCTACGACAAGTGACACCTAACATGGGtaacggaagtgtgaatcagagtaaagagcatggtggaaccgtggcatttatgtcggccttattgcacgACACAATGTATTCGCGCCGTGATCAAGGATATCCTTTGAGTGAAGATGCAGGAGCAGAATACAAGAATGAGGATTAGgatacagtcccacgaattaCAAGGCAAGTTACAGACAGGTTTGGATActcgctgagtgattctatgtgggatttatacttagaagggatatactctatgtgggagtaagattatctggcacatggtaagaggtcttctATCTGATAGAAtggccaattctcatggactagtagtagaataatcttcctctcattgttttagaaagtcattgatccaaatattgcattagcataggtcctcgtatccgctgtctaacccgtggggagcgtcgtaagcgagttgagttttacagtccctaagttcacttaggtgtatcgcaggtcgttcgtaataacgcccaccttgcgtttaccaggtattgtcgacacagcgtttCCTGttctacgtacgtacattggttgtactacgtaacagattaacagtcttgacagcacgtcaaaccactgctgctcatccgcacagtcgttactggtaaacattccttaagtctacttaaggtcgttctcaaatttccacgagctccgtAAATTTTGAGGACTAAATCGCttacatccattcgtgttgtataagtgccagaggtatcacttaaggtgatatttatcggcttgtgtgacacattgtttgaaagccgcttccctacTCCCTCGCGCTAACTGGTACCGAGGACCCATtagtactgcttcagggtcttgtcggtaagttactcgtggcctccctacttcctcggagtcgccggtgccgaaccccccttggagtcttcagggtttgtcggCAGGGTCGCTTCGTGAATACGGGTTGCTCTGGTCAAGTGAGGTAGagataccaataggcttgaggacctcagccctgattccggttggaacGGACTTACTACCCGGCGTAAAGTAGTACggggggggctaatcaaaccctcgtcagtccccgaggacactgcctacggaggtagaagtgagtgtaccagtgctagcttcgttcactggtgtagggtcattttaacgaagtccgctatagtatacagcgaaggacctgaACACATAAGTAGTAATTTTCAAGAATTCCTATATTGTGTTGGCTTCTCAGGCCACCATGGTTCCCGCCACCCGGCAAATGACGAGTGCAGCCGTCTATGCCCACCTTTTGGACAACGtacttcttcttccccaagGGCATCCTATCCGCCTCAGTTTTGAGCAACAAGGATATGAATCGGCTGATGATCTTCTGTGTATTTTTGAGAATGAACTTGAGTCTCTTGGATACACTCCTTCTGTCCTTCCCGACGGCCTGGAAAACCCGCCAACTATACCCCTTCTCATGGCGCACCGACAGATCATACGTCATTTCTTGCGCTGGCAGGCATctttggaacgacaaaaGGGGACACCCTTGAAGAACTCCGAACTTGTTGCACTTAACAATGAAGATTTTGTCCTTTACCGTCGCTCAGCCCTTGGTCAAGTCTCGACAGCAACTGCACCGGTTAATGCTTCCCCAACTGTCCAGAGCCCCATAGGAAAGACACGTTCGGCTGTCGAGGACTTCAAGCGTGGGATCAAACGTGACAAAACTCACTATCCCGTGCTTAAAGATGATCGGTACTGGGACAACTTTTATCGGTCgtttgttgttactgccgTAACACATAACGTTGACAAAGTTCTAGATCCGACGTACATCCCTACCGATCCCTTGGAGAAATCCCTTTTTGAAGAGCAGAACAAGTTCGTATATTCTGCTCTAGAGCATACTCTCCAGACGGACATGGGCAAGAACATTGTACGCGAGCATAGTTTCGACTTCAATGCCcaggaagttttccgtaaggTTGTGAAACACTACACAGAGTCCGCTAGCGCGAAGATTAGTTCGTCTACTACCCTGGGATACCTTACAACTGCAAAGTACGGATCGTCATGGACTGGCACAGCAGAAGGTTTTATTCTTCACTGGAAAAATCACTTGCGCATCTACAATGACACTGTTCCTGCTGGTGAACAGCTTCCTCAGCAACTATGCCttagtcttttggagaatgctgttCATGATGTACCTGAGCTTCGACAGGTAAAAATCACTGCAACTCTTGACTTAGCAAAGGGAGGTAATCCTattagctatgatggttatCTCAGTCTACTACTCGCATCGGCATCGCTCTACGACAACGGCAATAATCTATCTAATTCTCGTAgtggcaagaacaagcgcAACATCTATGCTAATGAACTAGAGTACAATCCGATGGATTTTGAGAGTAAACCGGATGTAGACTATGATATAGATGTGTCGCCTACCGCAATCTACGAAGCCAATGCTCATGCCCGTAACAGCAGTTCCCGGAATCGTAGTCCGGCAGCTAATCGCGAGCGACCTTACATCCCTCGTGAAATGTGGAACCTGCTCTCCGACGATGCCAAAGCCATCCTCCAAGGCTTAATAGCCCCCGGGAAGCAGGCCCCGTTGAATAATACGCCACACCAATCGTTGCAGGCCAATACGCACGATACCATTGGCGCGGAACGAATCACAACGGACaccttccatgattgcgcACCCGAAACTGAATTGCTTGCCCACCTGACTGAGCGTGTTAGTCACATGAGCGACGGCGACATACGTAAGGTACTTGCCGCATCTCGTGATGGTCCCGCCTATGATGAGCCCACACCACTGCAATCTAACGTACTTCAATATCAAGTGTCTCGTCACAACGTCATTGAAACTACGGCAGCCCTCGTCGACCGTGGAGCCAATGGAGGTCTTGCCGGCAGTGATGTCATGGTCTTGCATAAAACAGGTCGTTCTGCAACCATCACAGGTATCAATGATCATACCTTGTCCgatttggacattgtcaccgcTGCTGGCTACACTGAATCCCAAAATGGCCCCATCATTCTCATTATGAACCAATACGCCCATTTGGGACAGGGTAAAACTATCCACTCCAGTGCACAGCTTGAACACTATCGCAACCATGTCGAAGACCGTTCCCGTACTGTAGGAGGTAACCAGCGAATTGTAACATTGGATGACTACATCATCCCATTGCACATTCGACAAGGACTCGCGTACATGGATATGCGGCGTCCTACCGACAAGGAACTTGCGTCCCTTCCACACGTTGTCCTAACCTCCGACGTAGACTGGGATCCCTCCGTACTTGACCACGAAATTGATCTCGCGACCTCTTGGTATGATGACATATATGATTTGCCTCAATCACCTTACGTTGAACCACGTTTTGACCATACAGGCAAATACCTCCATCGTCACATTTCCCTTTGCAACCATCGCGATGACGTTGTTGACCGCGTATTATATTGCCAACGGCACCTCGTCACGAAAAATGTGCAAGATTATGAGGCCCTTCGTCCGTGTTTTGGATGGGTCTCTGCTGAAACCGTTCGCAAGACCATCATGGCGACCACGCAGCATGCACGCGAAGTATATAACGCTCCGTTACGCAAACATTTTAAGTCTCGCTTTCCCGCTCTAAATgtacaccgtcgtaatgACCCAGTTGCTACCGATACCATTTGGTCCGACACCCCTGCTGTCGATAATGGTGCTAAATTTGCACAACTTTTCGTTGGTCGACGCTCCCTTGTCACCGACGCTTACCCCATGAAAACTGACAAAGAATTCGTCAATACCCTTGAGGACCATATCCGTTACCGGGGTGCCATGGACAAATTGATTAGCGATCGTGCCCAGGTTGAAATCAGCAAAAAGGTCACCGATATTACACGCGCATATAATATCGACCAGTGGCAAAGTGAACCAAaccatcaacaccaaaacTTTGCCGAACGTCGTATTGCCACTATCGAGGCTAATACCAACAACATTCTCAATCTTTCCGGTGCCCCTGATTCCGCCTGGTTACTTTGCGTGACATATGTTTGTTATGTTTTCAACCATTTGGCACATGAATCCCTAGATAACCGCACTCCCCTTGAAGTCCTCACCGGCTCCACgcctgatatcagtgttctccttcag
Proteins encoded in this window:
- a CDS encoding predicted protein, producing MVPATRQMTSAAVYAHLLDNVLLLPQGHPIRLSFEQQGYESADDLLCIFENELESLGYTPSVLPDGLENPPTIPLLMAHRQIIRHFLRWQASLERQKGTPLKNSELVALNNEDFVLYRRSALGQVSTATAPVNASPTVQSPIGKTRSAVEDFKRGIKRDKTHYPVLKDDRYWDNFYRSFVVTAVTHNVDKVLDPTYIPTDPLEKSLFEEQNKFVYSALEHTLQTDMGKNIVREHSFDFNAQEVFRKVVKHYTESASAKISSSTTLGYLTTAKYGSSWTGTAEGFILHWKNHLRIYNDTVPAGEQLPQQLCLSLLENAVHDVPELRQVKITATLDLAKGGNPISYDGYLSLLLASASLYDNGNNLSNSRSGKNKRNIYANELEYNPMDFESKPDVDYDIDVSPTAIYEANAHARNSSSRNRSPAANRERPYIPREMWNLLSDDAKAILQGLIAPGKQAPLNNTPHQSLQANTHDTIGAERITTDTFHDCAPETELLAHLTERVSHMSDGDIRKVLAASRDGPAYDEPTPLQSNVLQYQVSRHNVIETTAALVDRGANGGLAGSDVMVLHKTGRSATITGINDHTLSDLDIVTAAGYTESQNGPIILIMNQYAHLGQGKTIHSSAQLEHYRNHVEDRSRTVGGNQRIVTLDDYIIPLHIRQGLAYMDMRRPTDKELASLPHVVLTSDVDWDPSVLDHEIDLATSWYDDIYDLPQSPYVEPRFDHTGKYLHRHISLCNHRDDVVDRVLYCQRHLVTKNVQDYEALRPCFGWVSAETVRKTIMATTQHAREVYNAPLRKHFKSRFPALNVHRRNDPVATDTIWSDTPAVDNGAKFAQLFVGRRSLVTDAYPMKTDKEFVNTLEDHIRYRGAMDKLISDRAQVEISKKVTDITRAYNIDQWQSEPNHQHQNFAERRIATIEANTNNILNLSGAPDSAWLLCVTYVCYVFNHLAHESLDNRTPLEVLTGSTPDISVLLQFHFWEPVYYKLENATFPSGGTEQQGRFVGIADSVGDALTYKILTHTTNRILHRSSVRSATIPGQTNLRLTPQDGESGPKPINFIKSRRTENKNSYAIKELPGFTPDDLIGRTNHAENIGPRQALGCKVPCRNQ